The Deinococcus aestuarii genome window below encodes:
- a CDS encoding UvrD-helicase domain-containing protein — protein sequence MRDTERHLVLRATAGSGKTTTLTEAAWHLDTTRPVVYFAYNKHAVVDVGPRLPPRVSASTLHAYGLRVLCRERQAALDVEEDKSLRLAGVLYAGERVERRVVRVAARAWDAAREQALDGDAHEDDLVALALAAEWPQEQDLGTLRWVLHGMKRLSLHDWQAGGGPDFTDFLWLPLELGYAEGTLGVALVDEAQDLTPLRQRFVTHLLGLAGHDRRAGRLIAVGDPEQAIYTYAGADPQGLWRLAERLDAQELPLSVSFRCPVSHVHLARNASTFIQAAPQARAGTVEHLAADTATYTRGDVILSRLNAPLVRAALLLMTQNVSVNIRGRDLATRLETAAQDAFPGPFTKDEIKNLVNGLYEKRATPLVKKAEEGDLAAKKGLGELKDLCACLRLLALRAANVAGGTASVTDVMGVLRGLYHEDADVLLSTVHRAKGLEWERVTLLYPELMPSPHGDPEEERCVLFVALTRAKDTLRLAYGKESWANGWRVEPAALPESQAAPQDLVEVEAAPVETVWQTPVEDALPQPLPPRLKVPAASVEERGQHVQRLRDVHVPQAVEDHRSLPLYVGSDLLPTSALRERLEALLEEPRPALREWAEGSLTLLRSVGSRSVQVNAATLKQVERAASQARLAVPLMQALTGKQVAVVVFDHHFARVRAGQVTRRGERVWSVTVDGQAFRFDPRTGELLGEPFTPLGMHLRLKSP from the coding sequence GTGCGTGACACCGAACGGCACCTGGTCTTGCGCGCGACCGCTGGGAGCGGGAAGACGACGACGCTTACCGAAGCGGCCTGGCACTTGGACACCACACGCCCCGTGGTGTACTTCGCGTACAACAAGCACGCGGTGGTGGACGTGGGGCCTCGCTTGCCGCCCCGGGTGTCAGCGAGCACCCTGCACGCGTACGGGCTGCGGGTGCTGTGCCGGGAGCGCCAGGCCGCCCTCGACGTGGAGGAGGACAAGAGTCTGCGTCTGGCCGGGGTGCTGTATGCGGGCGAGCGGGTGGAGCGCCGGGTGGTGCGGGTGGCGGCGCGCGCGTGGGATGCGGCCCGGGAGCAAGCGCTGGACGGGGATGCTCACGAGGATGATCTCGTCGCCCTGGCCCTCGCGGCGGAATGGCCCCAGGAGCAAGACCTGGGCACCTTACGCTGGGTCCTGCATGGGATGAAGCGACTCAGCCTGCACGACTGGCAAGCGGGAGGAGGGCCGGACTTCACGGATTTCCTCTGGCTCCCGCTGGAACTGGGGTATGCCGAAGGGACGCTGGGTGTGGCCCTCGTGGATGAGGCTCAAGACCTCACCCCCCTTCGGCAGCGCTTCGTCACCCACCTGCTGGGCTTGGCCGGCCATGACCGCCGTGCTGGTCGGCTGATTGCGGTGGGAGACCCCGAGCAGGCGATCTATACCTACGCTGGGGCAGACCCGCAAGGCTTATGGCGCCTCGCCGAGCGCTTAGACGCTCAGGAGTTACCGTTGAGCGTCTCCTTTCGTTGCCCGGTCAGCCACGTGCACCTCGCTCGGAACGCCAGCACCTTCATCCAGGCGGCCCCCCAAGCACGGGCGGGGACCGTCGAGCACCTGGCTGCGGACACGGCGACGTACACGCGTGGGGACGTGATCCTCTCTCGCCTGAACGCCCCACTCGTCCGTGCCGCCCTGCTGTTGATGACGCAGAACGTCAGCGTGAACATTCGAGGCCGGGACTTGGCCACCCGCTTGGAGACGGCGGCGCAGGACGCGTTCCCGGGCCCGTTCACCAAAGACGAGATCAAGAACCTGGTGAACGGGCTGTACGAGAAGCGTGCGACACCCTTGGTCAAGAAGGCGGAGGAAGGGGACCTGGCGGCGAAGAAGGGGCTGGGGGAACTCAAGGACCTGTGCGCCTGCCTGCGCCTGTTGGCCTTACGCGCGGCGAACGTGGCTGGTGGAACGGCCAGTGTGACCGACGTGATGGGCGTGCTGCGAGGCTTGTACCACGAGGACGCGGACGTGCTGCTCAGCACGGTTCACCGAGCGAAAGGGTTGGAGTGGGAGCGGGTGACGCTGCTGTACCCGGAGTTGATGCCGTCTCCGCATGGGGACCCGGAAGAGGAGCGCTGCGTGCTGTTCGTGGCCCTGACGCGCGCCAAGGACACGTTGCGGCTGGCGTACGGGAAGGAGAGTTGGGCGAACGGCTGGAGGGTGGAACCTGCTGCGCTCCCGGAGAGCCAGGCTGCACCGCAGGACCTGGTGGAGGTGGAAGCTGCGCCCGTCGAGACGGTGTGGCAGACGCCCGTGGAAGACGCTCTCCCTCAACCCCTGCCTCCCAGACTCAAGGTGCCTGCGGCTTCCGTTGAGGAGCGGGGGCAGCACGTTCAGCGGCTGCGGGACGTGCACGTCCCGCAAGCGGTGGAGGACCATCGGAGCCTGCCCTTGTACGTTGGGTCGGACCTCCTCCCCACTTCAGCTCTGCGCGAGCGCCTGGAAGCCTTGCTGGAGGAACCCCGTCCAGCCCTCCGCGAATGGGCGGAAGGCTCGTTGACTCTCCTCCGTTCGGTGGGGAGCCGTTCCGTCCAAGTGAACGCGGCGACCTTGAAACAGGTGGAGCGCGCCGCGAGTCAAGCCCGCCTCGCCGTGCCCTTGATGCAGGCCTTGACCGGCAAGCAAGTGGCCGTCGTGGTGTTTGACCACCACTTCGCGCGGGTGCGAGCGGGGCAGGTGACGCGCCGGGGGGAACGGGTGTGGAGCGTGACCGTGGATGGTCAGGCGTTCCGGTTCGACCCTCGCACGGGCGAACTCCTCGGGGAGCCGTTCACGCCGCTGGGAATGCATCTCCGGCTGAAGTCGCCGTGA
- a CDS encoding HU family DNA-binding protein encodes MTKKAAKAPAKKTAAKQQAAEAEPTPQTPAESSAGGKIAKTQLVEQVAQQSGLTKKQAGQAVDAAMEVIVDAIKQGQSVGLPGLGTLSVKATAARTGVRPGTSDRIQIPAGRKVAFKVANTLKGALGPTGDTAAE; translated from the coding sequence ATGACCAAAAAAGCGGCGAAGGCTCCGGCCAAGAAGACGGCAGCGAAGCAGCAGGCGGCGGAAGCCGAGCCGACCCCTCAGACTCCAGCCGAGAGCAGCGCGGGCGGCAAGATCGCCAAGACGCAGCTCGTCGAGCAGGTGGCCCAGCAGAGCGGTCTGACGAAGAAGCAGGCGGGTCAGGCTGTGGATGCGGCGATGGAAGTGATCGTGGACGCGATCAAGCAGGGGCAGAGCGTGGGGTTGCCTGGTCTGGGGACGCTGAGTGTGAAGGCGACCGCCGCCCGCACCGGCGTGCGCCCGGGGACCAGCGACCGGATCCAGATTCCGGCGGGCCGCAAAGTTGCCTTCAAAGTCGCCAACACCCTGAAGGGGGCGCTCGGCCCCACGGGTGACACCGCCGCCGAGTAA
- a CDS encoding 3'-5' exonuclease: MSHPLTHHPAAEGLDPWVFGHDSTPGIVSVHADLTGQALVWRRDGEQVVLERTRFRPWLYAQDLVDVQHLGPRLTRDNDQAPFSVQELPGPPGSLKYLLTAQDGRTLRQAILSGASRRLGRPVTSLHDLRGYYTVGPTEQYLMASGRTYFKGMTFDDPHRLQFDLETTSLSPETGRIFMMAVRDNRGFETVLEVRRAVQEPELIQALVQVIQERDPDVLENHNIHAFDLPFLMGRAQMHGVELNLGRPGGRPGVWRVQDGRSSPHWACAGREIVDTIDAVRRLDLPSASLKVVSRLFGIAPEDRVYLEGDQIADTYRTDPATVRRYALQDVQEVDALARRVLAPSFALAKMAPRPYHRLPYAGTATGLLEPMLVRAYLQAGHALPGDQPFAGEPHQGGAVHLYAEGVLPRVVKVDIASMYPSLIRHERIGPTCDPLGVFLHLMDHLTALRLYHKAAAKRGDPGEHDAMQSAMKLVVNSGYGYLGAGRLALFADREAADRITRRGREVLHQVVEAIQERGVTLIEADTDGVFFSCPDGWREEDERKLIAEVDALLPEGVSLEFDGRARAMLSHEIKNYALLRYDGQLVLRGAAFESSRTEAYGRAFLHQALTCLLSGDVPGVQAAYLSTLRSLETRRFTNAEVASRVRLTKTPEDYAATRATRKEAAYEALHRLGRTWRAGERVTLYHRTGVGLVPLDTNPNGQDYDVKHYAANLRQAYATRLRKALRPEDYRQLFEHVGQPSLFDQPVEGMQSIWLPVTPS, encoded by the coding sequence TTGAGTCACCCCCTCACCCACCACCCGGCTGCGGAAGGACTGGACCCCTGGGTGTTCGGGCATGACTCCACCCCGGGCATCGTGTCCGTCCACGCCGACCTCACGGGTCAGGCGCTGGTCTGGCGGCGTGATGGGGAACAGGTGGTGCTGGAGCGCACCCGCTTCCGCCCCTGGCTGTACGCGCAGGACTTGGTGGACGTGCAGCATCTCGGCCCGCGTCTCACCCGCGACAACGACCAAGCCCCCTTCAGCGTGCAAGAACTCCCCGGACCCCCAGGCAGCCTGAAGTACCTGCTCACAGCACAAGATGGCCGGACCCTCCGGCAGGCCATCCTTTCCGGCGCATCCCGACGCCTCGGGCGGCCCGTCACCAGCCTGCACGACCTCCGCGGGTACTACACGGTCGGTCCCACCGAGCAGTACCTGATGGCTTCCGGCCGCACGTACTTCAAGGGGATGACCTTCGACGACCCGCACCGCCTCCAGTTCGACCTGGAAACCACCAGCCTGAGCCCCGAGACCGGGCGCATCTTCATGATGGCCGTGCGCGATAACCGCGGCTTCGAGACCGTGCTGGAAGTTCGGCGGGCGGTGCAGGAACCCGAGCTGATCCAAGCACTCGTGCAAGTCATCCAGGAACGCGACCCAGACGTTTTGGAGAACCACAACATTCACGCGTTCGACCTCCCGTTCCTGATGGGCCGGGCGCAGATGCATGGCGTGGAGCTGAACCTGGGTCGCCCGGGGGGCCGACCAGGCGTGTGGCGGGTGCAGGACGGTCGCTCCTCCCCCCACTGGGCCTGCGCGGGTCGAGAGATCGTGGACACCATCGACGCCGTGCGCCGCCTCGACCTGCCGAGCGCGAGCCTCAAAGTCGTCTCACGACTCTTCGGCATCGCTCCCGAGGACCGAGTGTACCTGGAGGGCGACCAGATCGCCGACACCTACCGCACCGACCCCGCCACCGTGCGGCGGTACGCCTTGCAGGACGTGCAGGAGGTCGACGCCCTCGCCCGCCGCGTGCTGGCCCCCTCCTTCGCCCTCGCGAAGATGGCCCCACGTCCCTATCACCGGCTGCCCTACGCTGGCACCGCCACCGGCCTGCTCGAACCCATGCTGGTCCGTGCTTACCTGCAAGCTGGACACGCCCTCCCTGGGGACCAGCCCTTCGCTGGGGAGCCGCACCAGGGCGGGGCCGTCCACCTGTATGCCGAGGGCGTCTTGCCGCGTGTCGTGAAGGTCGACATTGCCAGCATGTACCCCAGCCTGATCCGCCACGAGCGCATTGGTCCCACCTGCGATCCGCTCGGCGTCTTCCTGCACCTCATGGATCACCTGACCGCCCTGCGGCTGTACCACAAGGCGGCGGCCAAGCGCGGCGACCCAGGTGAGCACGACGCAATGCAAAGCGCGATGAAGCTGGTCGTGAACTCCGGGTACGGGTACCTGGGTGCCGGGAGGCTGGCCTTGTTCGCCGACCGGGAGGCGGCCGACCGCATCACTCGGCGGGGACGCGAGGTGCTGCACCAGGTCGTCGAAGCCATTCAGGAGCGCGGCGTCACCCTGATCGAAGCGGACACGGATGGCGTGTTCTTCTCCTGCCCGGACGGCTGGAGGGAGGAAGACGAGCGCAAGCTCATCGCCGAGGTCGACGCCCTGTTGCCGGAGGGTGTGTCCCTGGAGTTCGACGGGCGGGCCAGGGCCATGCTCAGCCACGAGATCAAGAACTACGCCCTGCTGCGCTACGACGGCCAGCTCGTCCTCCGAGGCGCGGCGTTCGAATCCAGCCGGACCGAGGCGTATGGACGAGCGTTCTTGCACCAAGCCCTGACGTGCCTGCTCTCCGGGGACGTGCCCGGTGTGCAGGCGGCGTACCTGAGCACCCTGCGCTCGCTGGAGACCCGCCGGTTCACGAACGCGGAGGTGGCGAGCCGGGTGCGCCTCACCAAGACGCCCGAGGACTACGCGGCGACGCGTGCGACGCGCAAGGAGGCCGCGTACGAGGCCCTGCATCGCTTGGGCCGGACCTGGCGGGCGGGGGAGCGGGTGACGCTGTACCACCGGACCGGGGTGGGGCTGGTGCCGCTCGACACGAACCCGAACGGGCAGGACTATGACGTGAAGCACTACGCGGCGAACCTGCGGCAGGCGTACGCGACGCGCCTGCGCAAGGCGTTGCGCCCGGAGGATTACCGGCAACTCTTCGAACACGTCGGCCAGCCGAGCCTGTTCGATCAACCTGTCGAGGGCATGCAGTCGATTTGGTTGCCGGTCACGCCCTCCTGA
- a CDS encoding phosphotransferase encodes MARSSAAIDLPTATALLRADLPQFAHLAVTLLGEGTDHLALDLGGHYVFRFPKRPDTAAALQSEARLTGWLAPVFPLAIPRYEFVRRLGQDPAHSYAGYAKLPGTPALFREAQHTPFAVVGPPLGTFLRRLHDMRVEEARALGVPVEDDPGLDEWAQEALSDLALAVERGEVSTDAGRQWEHLLMTPPSPETVAPCLIHGDLAAEHVLLDEQGTPTAVIDWSDAEVGDPARDLAGVLHWGGDGLLHLVLETYGRVDERTLERARWLAVCRALGDLTYGAENGLDAYVRAGKRALGWLSPP; translated from the coding sequence ATGGCCCGCTCCTCCGCAGCCATCGACCTTCCCACCGCCACGGCGCTTCTTCGCGCCGATCTCCCCCAATTCGCGCACCTCGCCGTGACGCTCCTCGGCGAGGGCACCGACCACCTCGCCCTCGACCTGGGCGGGCACTACGTCTTCCGCTTCCCAAAACGACCAGACACGGCCGCCGCCCTCCAGAGCGAGGCGAGGCTCACCGGGTGGCTCGCCCCGGTGTTCCCCCTGGCGATCCCCAGGTACGAGTTTGTCCGGAGACTCGGCCAGGACCCGGCCCACAGCTACGCGGGCTACGCGAAACTTCCCGGAACACCCGCCTTGTTCCGGGAGGCCCAGCACACCCCCTTCGCCGTCGTCGGACCTCCCCTCGGCACCTTTCTGCGTCGGCTGCACGACATGAGGGTCGAGGAGGCCCGGGCGCTCGGCGTCCCAGTAGAGGACGACCCCGGGCTCGACGAGTGGGCGCAGGAGGCATTGAGCGACCTCGCTCTGGCGGTGGAACGCGGGGAGGTGTCCACCGACGCCGGGAGGCAGTGGGAACACCTGCTGATGACCCCGCCCTCGCCCGAGACCGTCGCACCCTGCCTCATCCACGGTGACCTGGCCGCCGAGCACGTCCTGCTCGACGAGCAGGGCACACCGACGGCGGTGATCGACTGGAGCGACGCCGAGGTGGGTGACCCCGCCCGGGATTTGGCCGGTGTCCTGCACTGGGGCGGCGACGGACTGCTGCACCTGGTCCTGGAGACCTACGGCAGGGTGGATGAACGCACGCTGGAGCGGGCACGCTGGTTGGCCGTGTGTCGCGCCCTCGGGGACCTCACGTACGGCGCGGAGAACGGTCTGGACGCCTACGTTCGTGCGGGGAAGCGGGCGTTGGGTTGGCTCTCCCCGCCTTGA
- the nucS gene encoding endonuclease NucS, translated as MIREQLLSPSAADLVAFLLRHTRTRDCLVQVAGLAEVTYQGRAASTADVGSYLVLLKRDGSVQIHAPKGVRPMNWQPRTDEITARVEEGQGVLMASRRSPAEQVRVVFLEAHLAQALELSEEAGFVLSGSEAQMQDALARHPDLIEPGLRVLNRELLVESGGIDLYAQDAQGRFVVVELKRGRATQDAVSQLARYVQAVQRTVGPAVVRGILAAPSITAPARAQLEGRGLEFREVQALPVAVSVSTQPGLFDS; from the coding sequence GTGATTCGCGAGCAACTGCTCTCCCCTTCTGCGGCGGACCTGGTCGCCTTCCTGCTGCGGCACACGCGGACGCGCGACTGCCTGGTGCAGGTCGCGGGCTTGGCGGAGGTCACGTACCAAGGTCGTGCGGCCAGCACGGCGGACGTCGGTTCCTACCTGGTCCTCCTCAAGCGGGACGGGAGTGTGCAAATCCATGCGCCGAAGGGCGTGCGGCCGATGAACTGGCAGCCGCGCACGGACGAGATCACGGCCCGGGTCGAGGAGGGGCAGGGCGTGTTGATGGCTTCTCGGCGGAGTCCGGCGGAACAGGTGCGGGTGGTCTTTCTGGAAGCGCACCTCGCGCAAGCCCTGGAACTCTCGGAGGAAGCGGGGTTTGTGCTGTCGGGGTCGGAAGCGCAGATGCAGGACGCCCTTGCGCGTCACCCGGACTTGATCGAGCCGGGCTTACGCGTGCTGAACCGGGAGTTGCTGGTGGAGTCAGGCGGCATTGACCTGTACGCGCAGGATGCTCAGGGACGCTTTGTCGTGGTGGAACTGAAGCGGGGGCGGGCGACGCAGGATGCGGTGTCGCAACTCGCCCGGTACGTGCAGGCGGTGCAGCGGACGGTGGGGCCGGCGGTGGTGCGAGGAATTCTGGCCGCGCCTTCGATCACGGCGCCGGCGCGAGCGCAGTTGGAGGGGCGCGGGCTGGAGTTCCGGGAAGTGCAAGCCCTGCCCGTGGCCGTATCAGTCTCGACGCAACCGGGCCTGTTCGACTCCTGA
- the dinB gene encoding DNA polymerase IV codes for MVPPGEEHGALTRLIVHVDMDAFYAAIEVRDRPDLAEQPVAVIATARKGAVMTANYVARRFGVRSAMPVHFAVQRCPDLVLIPQRMEVYRAVSAHLQEIFARYTDVVEPLALDEAYLDVTQAGRTLADAERLARAIKTDILTETRLTSSAGVSVNKFLAKLASGRHKPDGLTVILPEAVDALLAALPIEDFYGVGPVIAGKLQARGIQTGAELRARSLAELQAILGAGKLALRLSELARGIDERPVEAHREARSIGVERTFDSDLTTREALLGEVPGVAAEVAARLAKRGYVGRTVVLKLRYEDWTPVTRRRTWAQPLEGADDLAEAAKRLLTPDLLAGRGVRLLGISVMTLVRRGPSAPGEIGKGV; via the coding sequence GTGGTGCCTCCTGGAGAGGAACACGGCGCCCTGACCCGCCTGATCGTGCATGTGGACATGGATGCCTTCTACGCCGCCATCGAGGTGCGCGACCGCCCGGACCTGGCCGAGCAGCCTGTCGCCGTCATCGCTACCGCCCGCAAGGGGGCGGTGATGACGGCGAACTATGTCGCCCGGCGTTTCGGGGTCAGGAGCGCGATGCCCGTCCACTTTGCCGTGCAACGCTGCCCCGACCTCGTGCTGATCCCCCAGCGGATGGAGGTCTACCGCGCCGTGTCGGCCCACCTCCAGGAGATTTTCGCCCGGTACACCGACGTGGTGGAACCGCTCGCTCTCGACGAGGCGTACCTCGACGTGACCCAGGCGGGACGAACGCTCGCTGACGCGGAACGCCTCGCCCGGGCGATCAAGACCGACATCTTGACGGAGACGCGCTTGACCTCCTCGGCGGGGGTCTCGGTGAACAAATTCCTCGCCAAGCTCGCGAGCGGGCGACACAAGCCGGACGGCCTGACCGTAATCCTTCCCGAGGCGGTGGACGCGCTCTTGGCCGCCCTGCCTATCGAGGACTTTTACGGGGTCGGCCCGGTCATCGCGGGCAAGCTCCAGGCACGCGGCATTCAGACCGGCGCAGAGCTACGTGCGCGGTCGCTGGCCGAACTGCAAGCGATTCTGGGGGCGGGCAAGTTGGCTCTCCGGCTGTCCGAGCTGGCGCGCGGGATAGACGAGCGGCCGGTGGAAGCGCACCGTGAGGCGCGGTCCATCGGGGTGGAGCGGACCTTCGATTCAGACCTCACGACGCGGGAGGCGCTGCTCGGGGAGGTGCCGGGGGTGGCGGCCGAGGTGGCGGCCCGGCTCGCGAAGCGCGGGTATGTGGGCCGGACGGTGGTGCTGAAGCTGCGGTATGAGGACTGGACGCCCGTGACTCGCCGCCGGACCTGGGCCCAGCCCCTGGAGGGTGCGGACGACCTGGCCGAGGCAGCCAAGCGATTGCTGACTCCGGACCTCTTGGCCGGACGGGGGGTGCGGTTGCTGGGGATCAGCGTCATGACGCTGGTCCGCCGGGGGCCCAGTGCGCCGGGCGAAATCGGGAAGGGCGTGTGA